A stretch of Solenopsis invicta isolate M01_SB chromosome 9, UNIL_Sinv_3.0, whole genome shotgun sequence DNA encodes these proteins:
- the LOC105192796 gene encoding cytochrome P450 302a1, mitochondrial codes for MCSRGKLCGRKETILKLCAQSYSINPCRADGIVEPKPFENIPGPKSLPLIGTLYKYLPFIGEYNFTKLHTNGLMKLKRYGPLVREEIVPGQQVVWVFRPEDIAEIFKAEAGLHPKRRSHLALLKYRKDRSKVYNTGGLLPTNGIEWWKLRREFQKVLSKPRNVVDYLEDTNAVVQEFVQLCSREKPDDFLPLLSRLFLELTCLVAFDVKMRSLSEEEKNPHSRSSRLIEAAFVTNSVILKLDNGPRLWRFFETPLYRKLRKAQNYMEEVALEMVTQRNQDLLICRKQSLLEEYLKNEVLDIKDIVGMACDMLLAGIDTTTYSTSFALYHLAKNISVQEKLRSEASALLTDPMSPITAETLKNATYTKAVIKETFRLNPISVGIGRILQTDVVLSGYRVPKETVVVTQNQVICRLPEYFDEPNSFKPERWLRDSNDKLREKSVNPYTVLPFGHGPRSCIARRFAEQNMQVVLLRLCRNLQFTWSGESLDSISLLINKPDAPIKLRFKNLHA; via the exons ATGTGCTCACGAGGGAAACTATGTGGAAGAAAAGAGACAATACTGAAATTATGTGCTCAATCATACTCGATTAATCCGTGTCGCGCTGATGGTATTGTTGAACCCAAGCCTTTCGAAAACATTCCAGGCCCGAAATCTTTACCTCTTATTGGAACGTTGTATAAATATCTGCCTTTTATCG GTGAATACAATTTCACAAAGCTGCATACGAATGGCTTAATGAAACTAAAACGTTATGGACCGTTGGTGCGTGAAGAAATAGTACCAGGTCAACAAGTCGTGTGGGTATTCCGACCAGAAGATATCGCAGAAATTTTTAAAGCTGAGGCGGGTCTGCATCCTAAAAGAAGATCGCATTTAGCTCTCCTGAAGTATCGAAAAGACAGGAGCAAAGTCTACAATACCGGAGGACTTTTACCAAC AAATGGCATCGAGTGGTGGAAGTTACGCCGCGAATTTCAAAAGGTCCTTAGCAAACCCCGTAACGTTGTCGATTACCTGGAAGATACCAACGCAGTTGTACAAGAGTTCGTGCAGCTATGCTCGCGGGAGAAACCTGATGATTTCCTACCTTTACTTTCTCGTCTCTTCCTCGAAT TGACTTGTCTTGTTGCTTTCGATGTGAAAATGCGTAGTTTAtcggaagaagaaaaaaatccgCATTCACGAAGTTCAAGGTTGATCGAAGCAGCATTTGTGACAAACAgcgtaattttgaaattagacaATGGCCCGAGACTGTGGCGATTTTTTGAAACACCTTTGTACCGAAAATTGCGCAAGGCGCAGAATTACATGGAAGA AGTAGCGCTGGAAATGGTTACCCAACGAAATCAAGATTTGTTGATATGTCGGAAACAATCTCTTCTCGAggaatacttaaaaaatgaggTTTTAGACATCAAAGACATTGTGGGTATGGCGTGTGATATGCTGCTTGCAGGGATAGATACT acTACATACAGCACATCATTCGCCTTATATCACcttgcaaaaaatatatctgTTCAAGAAAAGCTAAGATCGGAGGCATCGGCTTTGTTAACAGATCCTATGTCCCCGATAACGGCGGAGACCCTAAAAAATGCTACTTACACCAAGGCCGTAATAAAAGAAACTTTCCGGCTAAATCCTATCTCCGTAGGAATAGGTCGTATCCTGCAAACTGACGTAGTCCTGAGCGGATATCGCGTTCCCaaagaa ACTGTAGTTGTCACGCAAAATCAAGTGATCTGTCGGCTTCCCGAGTATTTTGACGAACCAAATTCATTCAAACCGGAAAGATGGTTGCGTGATAGTAACGACAAACTGAGAGAAAAATCTGTCAATCCATATACTGTACTGCCTTTTGGTCATGGCCCGCGATCGTGCATTGCAAGACGATTCGCGGAGCAAAATATGCAAGTTGTCTTACTTCGT cTCTGCAGAAATCTACAGTTCACATGGTCTGGAGAGTCTCTTGATTCAATTTCATTACTAATCAACAAACCTGATGCGCCTATCAAATTGAGATTCAAAAATCTACatgcatag
- the LOC105192795 gene encoding 26S proteasome regulatory subunit 7 has product MPDHLGEDMRKVKNEEEKEEKEIKSLDEGDIALLKTYGQGQYTKSIKVVEEDIQTIIKRVNELTGIKESDTGLAPPALWDLAADKQTLQNEQPLQVARCTKIINADSDDPKYIINVKQFAKFVVDLADSVAPTDIEEGMRVGVDRNKYQIHIPLPSKIDPTVTMMQVEEKPDVTYSDVGGCKEQIEKLREVVETPLLHPEKFVNLGIEPPKGVLLFGPPGTGKTLCARAVANRTDACFIRVIGSELVQKYVGEGARMVRELFEMARSKKACLIFFDEIDAIGGARFDDGAGGDNEVQRTMLELINQLDGFDPRGNIKVLMATNRPDTLDPALMRPGRLDRKIEFGLPDLEGRTHIFKIHARSMSVERDIRFELLARLCPNSTGAEIRSVCTEAGMFAIRARRKVATEKDFLEAVNKVIKSYAKFSATPKYMTYN; this is encoded by the exons ATGCCGGATCATTTAGGAGAAGATATGCGAAAGGTGAAGAatgaggaagagaaagaagaaaaagagataaaat CACTGGATGAAGGCGACATTGCTTTGTTGAAGACTTAC GGCCAGGGACAATACACGAAGAGTATTAAAGTTGTCGAGGAGGATATTCAAACGATTATCAAGCGTGTGAACGAATTAACTGGGATCAAAGAGTCTGATACTGGCCTGGCACCACCGGCACTTTGGGACTTGGCGGCTGACAAGCAAACTCTGCAAAATGAACAACCCTTGCAAGTGGCGCGTTGTACCAAAATCATAAATGCGGATTCCGATGATCCAAAGTACATAATAAATGTGAAACAGTTCGCGAAGTTTGTAGTTGACTTGGCAGATTCTGTAGCGCCAACGGACATAGAGGAAGGTATGAGAGTAGGAGTCGATCGAAACAAATATCAAATTCATATTCCATTGCCATCGAAAATCGATCCTACTGTGACGATGATGCAAGTGGAAGAGAAGCCTGATGTTACTTACAGTGACGTTGGTGGCTGCAAGGAGCAAATCGAGAAATTGAGAGAAGTCGTCGAGACACCACTTTTACAT ccGGAGAAGTTTGTCAACCTGGGTATTGAGCCACCGAAAGGTGTTTTGTTATTTGGACCTCCAGGTACAGGAAAAACTTTATGTGCTAGAGCAGTAGCAAACAGGACAGATGCCTGTTTTATTCGTGTAATTGGTTCAGAATTAGTCCAGAAGTATGTTGGAGAG GGTGCTAGAATGGTAAGAGAACTATTCGAAATGGCGCGAAGTAAAAAGGCCTGTTTGATCTTCTTCGATGAAATTGACGCCATTGGTGGTGCCCGTTTCGATGATGGTGCCGGCGGCGATAACGAAGTCCAACGTACTATGCTGGAACTAATTAACCAATTAGACGG ATTTGATCCGCGAGGCAACATAAAGGTTCTAATGGCGACAAACAGACCGGATACATTGGATCCCGCGCTAATGCGACCTGGTCGTCTAGatagaaaaatagaatttgGATTGCCTGATCTTGAGGGTCGCACGCATATCTTTAAAATTCACGCGCGTTCGATGAGCGTCGAGAGAGACATCAGATTCGAATTGCTCGCTCGTCTGTGCCCAAACAGCACAGGCGCTGAAATACGATCTGTCTGCACCGAAGCCGGCATGTTCGCGATTCGGGCACGGCGTAAAGTCGCCACAGAGAAGGATTTCCTCGAGGCGGTTAATAAGGTTATAAAATCATACGCCAAATTCTCCGCAACGCCGAAATACATGACCTACAATTAG